The following proteins come from a genomic window of Pseudomonas sp. MAG733B:
- the hrpA gene encoding ATP-dependent RNA helicase HrpA, protein MTDESPSIDKLLKNLDHAMLADRHRLRRQLLELRKKPDEAKLAQWVARMQASCDQVLARKASLPVIRYDDSLPIAAKRDEIKKALEKHQVLIIAGETGSGKTTQLPKICLEIGRGQHGLIGHTQPRRIAARSVAARVAEELGTPLGALVGYQVRFEDQSDSNTLIKLMTDGILLAETQNDRYLERYDTIIVDEAHERSLNIDFLLGYLKTLLPRRPDLKVIITSATIDLERFSKHFDDAPIVEVSGRTFPVDTWYRPLTLEQDEEGNRVEDDLTVDQAILATLDEIAAYERSERRSPGDVLVFLPGEREIRDAADMLRKAQLKHTEILPLYARLSPAEQQRIFQSHPGRRVVLATNVAETSLTVPGIRYVIDSGTARISRYSYRAKVQRLPIEAVSQASANQRKGRCGRVEPGICIRLYSEEDFLGRPEFTDPEILRTNLAAVILQMLHLRLGEVTAFPFIEPPDGKAISDGYNLLQELSAVDRNSQLTPLGRQLARLPVDPRMGRMLLEAAKLGSLQEVLIVASAMSIQDPRERPPERQQAADQAHAQWKDADSDFAGLVNLWRGFEEQRQALTASPLRNWCRKNFLNYLRLREWRDSHRQLSLICRDMQLSLNKEPADYPKLHKAVLVGLLSQIGQKTEDGDYLGARQRRFWIHPSSGIGKKRPQWLMTAELVETTKLYARMVAKIDADWIEPLAGHLIKKNHFEPHWEKKRGQVVAFEQITLFGLIVVGRRPVHYGPVDPVVSRELFIREGLVRGEIQSKAKCLTANKQLLEQLDELEAKARRRDILADEETLYAFYDARLPAEIHQTATFDSWYRINSQKDPQLLIMREEDVLAREASEVTAQHYPDTLHIGDLELSLSYHFEPNHPRDGVTLRVPAPLLPMLPPERLEWLVPGVIEAKCIALVRNLPKALRKNFVPVPDFVKAALQRMTFAEGSLPQALGRELLRMTGARVSDEAWSEAAQQVESHLRMNLEIVDAQGKFLGEGRELAELTARFAEASQAALAVPQTAKSQQPVEPKVFAAVAEKTQQKIAGLSMTVYPALVEEGGTVKEGRFSTPAEAEFQHRRALQRLLMQQLAESAKFLRGKLPGLTELGLLYRDMGRVDALVEDILLASLDSCILEGEDPLPRDGAGLASLAERKRGGWTEHAERVAKLTLEILKLWHGLQKRFKGKIDLAQAVALNDIKQQLSQLVYPGFVRETPMQWLKELPRYLKAIEQRFEKIGAQVQRDRVWSGELSGLWTQYQTRANKHAQEGKRDPQLELYRWWLEEYRVSLFAQQLGTKVPISDKRLNKQWTQVEP, encoded by the coding sequence ATGACCGACGAATCGCCCTCCATCGACAAACTGCTGAAAAACCTCGATCACGCCATGCTTGCCGACCGCCACCGGCTGCGGCGGCAGTTGCTTGAGCTGCGCAAGAAACCCGACGAGGCCAAACTGGCCCAGTGGGTGGCGCGCATGCAGGCGTCCTGCGATCAAGTGCTGGCGCGCAAGGCCAGCCTGCCGGTGATTCGTTACGACGACAGCCTGCCGATTGCCGCCAAGCGCGACGAAATCAAGAAGGCGCTGGAAAAGCATCAGGTGCTGATCATCGCTGGCGAAACCGGTTCGGGTAAAACCACCCAGTTGCCGAAGATCTGCCTGGAAATCGGTCGCGGCCAGCATGGTCTGATCGGCCACACCCAACCACGGCGAATCGCTGCACGCAGCGTGGCTGCCCGGGTCGCTGAAGAACTCGGTACGCCGCTGGGCGCGTTGGTCGGCTATCAGGTGCGCTTCGAGGACCAGAGCGATTCCAACACCCTGATCAAACTGATGACCGACGGCATCTTGCTGGCGGAAACCCAGAACGACCGGTATCTGGAACGCTATGACACGATCATCGTCGACGAAGCCCACGAACGCAGCCTCAACATCGACTTCCTGCTCGGCTACCTGAAAACCCTGCTGCCGCGTCGCCCGGACCTGAAAGTCATCATCACCTCGGCGACCATCGATCTGGAACGCTTCTCCAAGCATTTCGACGATGCGCCGATTGTCGAAGTCTCCGGTCGCACCTTCCCGGTGGACACCTGGTATCGCCCGCTGACGCTTGAGCAGGACGAAGAGGGCAACAGGGTCGAGGACGACCTGACGGTGGATCAGGCGATCCTTGCCACCCTCGACGAAATCGCCGCCTATGAACGCAGCGAACGCCGCAGTCCCGGTGACGTGCTGGTGTTCCTGCCGGGCGAGCGCGAGATTCGCGATGCAGCGGACATGCTGCGCAAGGCACAGCTCAAACACACCGAGATTCTGCCGTTGTACGCGCGCTTATCGCCGGCCGAGCAGCAGCGGATTTTCCAGTCACACCCAGGCCGTCGCGTGGTGCTGGCGACCAACGTCGCGGAAACCTCGCTGACCGTGCCGGGTATCCGCTACGTGATCGACAGTGGCACCGCGCGCATCAGTCGCTACAGCTATCGTGCCAAGGTTCAGCGCCTGCCGATCGAAGCCGTTTCCCAAGCGAGCGCTAACCAGCGTAAAGGTCGCTGTGGGCGGGTCGAGCCGGGTATCTGCATCCGCCTTTACAGCGAAGAAGATTTTCTTGGGCGTCCGGAATTCACCGATCCGGAAATCCTGCGTACCAACCTCGCCGCCGTTATTTTGCAGATGCTGCATCTGCGCCTCGGCGAAGTCACCGCGTTCCCGTTTATCGAGCCGCCTGACGGCAAAGCGATCAGCGACGGTTACAACCTGCTGCAAGAACTCTCGGCGGTGGACCGCAACAGTCAACTGACCCCGCTCGGTCGCCAACTGGCGCGACTGCCGGTGGACCCGCGCATGGGCCGCATGTTGCTGGAAGCGGCCAAACTGGGCAGCTTGCAGGAAGTGCTGATCGTCGCCAGCGCCATGTCGATCCAGGACCCGCGCGAGCGTCCGCCGGAGCGTCAGCAAGCGGCGGATCAAGCCCATGCACAATGGAAAGATGCCGACTCGGACTTCGCCGGGCTGGTCAATCTGTGGCGCGGTTTCGAAGAGCAGCGCCAGGCGCTGACCGCCAGCCCGCTGCGTAACTGGTGCCGCAAGAATTTCCTGAATTATCTGCGCCTGCGCGAATGGCGTGATTCCCATCGCCAGTTGAGCCTGATCTGCCGCGACATGCAGTTGAGCCTCAACAAAGAGCCGGCGGATTATCCGAAGCTGCACAAAGCGGTACTGGTCGGCCTGCTCAGCCAGATCGGCCAGAAAACCGAAGACGGCGACTACCTCGGCGCACGTCAGCGGCGCTTCTGGATTCATCCGTCGTCGGGCATCGGCAAGAAGCGCCCGCAATGGCTGATGACCGCCGAACTGGTGGAAACCACCAAGCTCTATGCGCGCATGGTGGCGAAAATCGATGCCGACTGGATCGAGCCGCTGGCCGGGCACTTGATCAAGAAAAACCACTTCGAACCCCATTGGGAGAAGAAGCGCGGGCAGGTTGTGGCGTTCGAGCAGATCACCCTGTTTGGCTTGATCGTGGTCGGTCGCCGGCCAGTGCATTACGGCCCTGTCGACCCGGTGGTGTCGCGCGAACTGTTCATCCGCGAAGGGCTGGTGCGTGGCGAAATCCAATCCAAGGCGAAGTGCCTGACGGCCAACAAACAACTGCTGGAACAGCTCGACGAACTGGAAGCCAAGGCTCGCCGTCGCGACATCCTCGCCGACGAAGAAACCCTGTACGCCTTCTACGACGCACGCTTGCCGGCGGAGATCCACCAGACCGCGACCTTCGACAGTTGGTACCGGATCAACAGCCAGAAAGACCCGCAGTTGTTGATCATGCGCGAAGAGGACGTGCTGGCCCGCGAAGCCAGCGAAGTCACTGCCCAGCATTACCCGGACACCTTGCACATCGGCGATCTGGAATTGTCCCTGAGCTACCACTTCGAACCGAACCATCCGCGCGATGGCGTGACCCTGCGCGTGCCGGCGCCGTTGCTGCCGATGTTGCCGCCGGAGCGCCTGGAATGGCTGGTGCCGGGTGTCATCGAAGCCAAGTGCATTGCGTTGGTGCGCAACCTGCCCAAGGCCCTGCGCAAGAACTTCGTGCCGGTGCCGGACTTCGTCAAAGCCGCGTTGCAGCGCATGACCTTTGCCGAGGGCTCGTTGCCCCAAGCCTTGGGCCGCGAGTTGCTGCGCATGACCGGTGCGCGGGTCAGCGATGAAGCCTGGAGTGAGGCGGCGCAGCAGGTTGAAAGCCATCTGCGGATGAACCTGGAAATCGTCGACGCCCAAGGCAAGTTCCTCGGCGAAGGTCGTGAACTGGCCGAACTGACCGCGCGTTTCGCCGAAGCCAGCCAGGCCGCATTGGCCGTGCCGCAAACCGCGAAAAGCCAGCAGCCGGTCGAGCCGAAGGTGTTCGCCGCTGTGGCCGAGAAAACCCAGCAGAAGATCGCCGGGCTGTCGATGACGGTGTACCCGGCGCTGGTGGAAGAGGGCGGTACGGTCAAGGAAGGACGTTTCTCGACGCCCGCCGAGGCCGAGTTCCAGCATCGCCGCGCCTTGCAGCGTTTGTTGATGCAGCAATTGGCCGAATCGGCGAAGTTCCTGCGCGGCAAGTTGCCGGGCCTGACCGAGCTGGGCCTGCTGTACCGCGACATGGGTCGCGTCGATGCGCTGGTGGAAGACATTCTGCTGGCCAGCCTCGACAGCTGCATTCTCGAAGGCGAAGACCCGTTGCCCCGTGACGGTGCCGGGTTGGCGTCGTTGGCCGAACGCAAGCGTGGCGGCTGGACCGAACATGCTGAACGAGTGGCCAAGCTGACGCTGGAAATCCTCAAGCTCTGGCACGGCCTGCAAAAACGCTTCAAGGGCAAGATCGATCTGGCGCAAGCCGTGGCCCTGAACGACATCAAGCAGCAACTCAGCCAATTGGTGTATCCGGGGTTTGTCCGGGAAACGCCGATGCAGTGGCTCAAGGAGTTGCCGCGTTACCTGAAGGCCATCGAGCAGCGTTTCGAAAAAATCGGCGCCCAAGTTCAGCGGGATCGGGTCTGGAGTGGTGAATTGTCCGGCTTGTGGACGCAGTACCAGACCCGCGCCAACAAGCACGCCCAGGAAGGCAAGCGCGATCCGCAACTGGAGCTGTATCGCTGGTGGCTGGAAGAATACCGGGTGTCGCTGTTCGCCCAGCAATTGGGGACCAAGGTGCCGATCTCCGACAAGCGCTTGAACAAGCAGTGGACGCAAGTCGAACCATAA
- a CDS encoding beta-ketoacyl-ACP synthase III translates to MHNVVISGTGLYTPANSISNEELVQSFNAYVAQFNADNADAIASGEVEALTESSAAFIEKASGIKSRFVMDKEGILDPQRMAPRLPERSNDEWSVLCQMAIGAAEQALQRAGKTAADIDGVIVACSNLQRAYPAIAIEVQEALGIQGFGFDMNVACSSATFGIQTAANSIQLGQARAILMVNPEVCTGHLNFRDRDSHFIFGDAATAVIIERADLATSKYQFDIVSTKLLTKFSNNIRNNFGFLNRAAEEGIGAKDKLFVQEGRKVFKEVCPMVAELIGEHLQENQLNVSDVKRFWLHQANLSMNHLIVKKLLGRDATEHEAPVILDTYANTSSAGSVISFHKNQDDLPAGSLAVLSSFGAGYSIGSVILRKR, encoded by the coding sequence ATGCATAACGTCGTCATCAGTGGCACCGGCCTGTACACCCCGGCCAACAGCATCTCCAACGAAGAGCTGGTGCAGTCTTTCAATGCCTATGTGGCGCAATTCAACGCCGATAACGCCGACGCCATCGCGAGCGGTGAAGTCGAAGCATTGACCGAATCCAGCGCAGCGTTCATCGAAAAAGCGTCCGGCATCAAGAGCCGCTTTGTCATGGACAAGGAAGGCATCCTCGACCCGCAACGCATGGCGCCACGCCTGCCGGAGCGCTCGAACGACGAGTGGTCGGTGCTGTGCCAGATGGCGATCGGCGCTGCCGAACAAGCCTTGCAACGCGCCGGCAAGACCGCTGCGGACATCGACGGCGTGATCGTCGCCTGCTCCAACCTGCAACGCGCCTACCCGGCGATTGCCATCGAAGTTCAGGAAGCGCTGGGCATCCAGGGTTTCGGTTTTGACATGAACGTGGCCTGTTCCTCGGCGACCTTCGGCATCCAGACCGCCGCCAACAGCATCCAGCTGGGCCAGGCCCGGGCGATCCTGATGGTCAACCCGGAAGTCTGCACCGGTCACCTGAACTTCCGCGACCGCGACAGCCACTTCATCTTCGGCGATGCGGCCACCGCCGTGATCATCGAACGTGCTGACCTGGCCACGTCCAAGTACCAGTTCGACATCGTCAGCACCAAACTGCTGACCAAGTTCTCCAACAACATCCGCAACAACTTCGGTTTCCTCAACCGCGCTGCGGAAGAGGGCATCGGTGCCAAAGACAAGCTGTTCGTGCAGGAAGGCCGCAAGGTGTTCAAGGAAGTCTGCCCGATGGTGGCCGAGCTGATCGGTGAGCATCTGCAAGAAAACCAGCTCAACGTCAGCGACGTGAAGCGTTTCTGGCTGCACCAGGCCAACCTCAGCATGAATCACCTGATCGTCAAGAAACTGCTCGGTCGCGACGCCACCGAACACGAAGCGCCGGTGATTCTCGACACTTACGCCAACACCAGCTCCGCCGGTTCGGTGATTTCGTTCCACAAGAACCAGGACGACCTGCCTGCCGGTTCGCTGGCGGTACTGAGTTCGTTCGGCGCCGGTTACTCGATCGGTAGCGTGATTCTGCGCAAGCGCTGA
- a CDS encoding HAMP domain-containing sensor histidine kinase, which produces MRGRFDTLFGRLFGVLLVAIILAHLLAFAWFHYYGPPPPPPPPEFSEEFDGQSPPVDPRFKNRPPRPWFGGPVVPLTFQLISLIIAAWYGAKLLSRPIQRLSDAAERLSENLDSPPLDESGPREARQAAHTFNKMQRRIIEQVKQRSRMLGAVSHDLRTPLSRLKLRLEQIDDDKLQSQMRQDLDDMISMLDATLTYLHEQRTSEAPQWMDVQALVESLSENAQDQGADVQASGHCAPLQVQPMALRSCVNNLLDNALRYAGQALITLEDHREQLIIRVIDHGPGIAAEQREAVFEPFFRLEGSRNRNSGGVGLGMTIAREAAERLGGQLSLEETPGGGLTAIIHLPRT; this is translated from the coding sequence ATGCGCGGGCGCTTCGATACGCTGTTTGGCCGCCTGTTTGGCGTGCTGTTGGTGGCGATTATCCTGGCGCACCTGCTGGCGTTTGCCTGGTTTCACTATTACGGCCCACCACCGCCTCCGCCGCCACCAGAGTTTTCCGAAGAGTTCGACGGACAGTCTCCGCCAGTGGACCCGCGATTCAAAAATCGTCCGCCACGGCCGTGGTTTGGCGGACCGGTAGTGCCGCTGACCTTTCAATTAATCTCGCTGATCATCGCGGCCTGGTACGGCGCCAAACTGCTGAGCCGGCCGATCCAGCGCCTGAGCGACGCCGCCGAACGACTGAGTGAAAACCTCGACAGTCCGCCACTGGATGAATCCGGCCCGCGGGAAGCACGGCAAGCGGCGCATACTTTCAACAAAATGCAGCGCCGAATCATCGAGCAGGTCAAGCAACGCTCACGAATGCTCGGCGCGGTGTCCCACGACCTGCGCACGCCGCTGTCACGGTTGAAGCTGCGGCTGGAACAGATCGACGACGACAAACTGCAAAGCCAAATGCGCCAGGATCTGGACGACATGATCAGCATGCTCGACGCCACCCTCACCTATCTGCACGAGCAACGCACCAGCGAGGCGCCGCAATGGATGGATGTGCAGGCACTGGTCGAGTCGCTGAGCGAAAACGCCCAGGACCAGGGCGCCGATGTTCAGGCCAGCGGCCATTGTGCGCCGCTGCAAGTGCAACCGATGGCGTTGCGCTCCTGCGTCAACAACCTGCTGGACAATGCCTTGCGCTATGCCGGACAGGCGCTCATAACGCTGGAAGACCATCGTGAACAATTGATCATCCGGGTCATCGACCACGGACCGGGGATCGCGGCGGAACAACGCGAAGCGGTGTTTGAACCGTTCTTCCGTCTGGAAGGTTCGCGTAATCGAAATTCGGGGGGCGTTGGTCTGGGGATGACCATTGCTCGTGAAGCGGCTGAACGTCTGGGCGGACAATTGAGTCTGGAAGAAACGCCCGGTGGCGGGCTGACCGCGATCATTCATTTGCCGCGAACCTGA
- a CDS encoding response regulator has product MHNTQAPANDDQKALGDDKRWNIRALIVDDDVPIRELMIDYLARFNIHASGVTDGAAMRQAMQAEHFDVVVLDLMLPGEDGLSLCRWLRAESDIPILMLTARCEPTDRIIGLELGADDYMAKPFEPRELVARIQTILRRVRDDRSEQRANIRFDNWRLNSVLRQLIAADGLVVPLSNAEFRLLWVFIERPRRVLSREQLLDAARGRSIEAFDRSIDLLVSRLRQKLGDDPKAPQLIKTVRGEGYLFDARDIG; this is encoded by the coding sequence ATGCACAACACCCAAGCTCCCGCGAACGACGATCAAAAAGCGCTCGGCGACGACAAACGCTGGAACATTCGCGCCCTGATCGTCGACGATGACGTCCCGATCCGCGAATTGATGATCGACTACCTGGCCCGGTTCAACATTCACGCCAGCGGCGTCACGGATGGCGCCGCCATGCGCCAGGCCATGCAAGCGGAGCATTTCGACGTGGTGGTGCTCGACCTGATGCTGCCCGGCGAAGACGGCCTGTCGCTGTGCCGCTGGCTGCGTGCCGAGTCGGACATCCCGATCCTGATGCTCACCGCCCGCTGCGAACCCACCGACCGGATCATCGGCCTGGAACTGGGCGCCGACGACTACATGGCCAAGCCGTTCGAGCCACGGGAACTGGTGGCGCGTATCCAGACCATCCTGCGCCGGGTGCGTGATGACCGCAGCGAACAACGGGCAAACATCCGTTTCGACAACTGGCGCCTGAACAGCGTGCTGCGCCAGTTGATCGCCGCCGATGGCCTGGTGGTGCCGCTGTCCAATGCCGAATTCCGCCTGCTCTGGGTGTTCATCGAGCGTCCACGTCGGGTGTTGAGCCGCGAACAATTGCTGGACGCTGCCCGCGGTCGCTCGATCGAAGCCTTCGATCGCAGCATCGACCTGCTGGTGTCGCGCTTGCGGCAGAAACTCGGTGACGATCCGAAAGCGCCACAACTGATCAAAACCGTAAGAGGTGAAGGCTACCTTTTCGATGCGCGAGACATCGGCTGA
- the pyrF gene encoding orotidine-5'-phosphate decarboxylase, translating to MSACQTPIIVALDFPTRDAALKLADQLDPKLCRVKVGKELFTSCASEIVGTLRDKGFEVFLDLKFHDIPNTTAMAVKAAAEMGVWMVNVHCSGGLRMMAACREVLDKRSGPQPLLIGVTVLTSMEREDLAGIGLDIEPQEQVLRLAALAEKAGMDGLVCSALEAQALKSAHPSLQLVTPGIRPAGSAQDDQRRILTPRQALDAGSDYLVIGRPISQAADPAKALASVVAELA from the coding sequence ATGTCCGCCTGCCAGACTCCCATCATCGTCGCCCTGGATTTCCCCACCCGTGACGCCGCACTGAAGCTGGCCGATCAGTTGGACCCGAAGCTGTGCCGGGTCAAAGTCGGTAAAGAACTCTTCACCAGCTGCGCCTCGGAAATCGTCGGCACCTTGCGCGACAAGGGGTTCGAAGTGTTCCTGGACCTCAAGTTCCACGACATTCCGAACACCACCGCCATGGCCGTGAAAGCGGCAGCAGAGATGGGCGTGTGGATGGTCAACGTGCACTGCTCCGGTGGCCTGCGCATGATGGCGGCCTGCCGTGAAGTGCTGGACAAGCGCAGCGGCCCGCAGCCTTTGCTGATCGGCGTGACCGTGCTGACCAGCATGGAACGTGAGGATCTGGCAGGTATCGGCCTGGACATCGAGCCGCAGGAGCAGGTGCTGCGCCTGGCCGCACTGGCGGAAAAAGCCGGGATGGATGGTCTGGTGTGCTCGGCCCTGGAAGCCCAGGCCCTGAAATCGGCGCACCCGTCGCTGCAACTGGTGACCCCGGGGATTCGTCCGGCGGGCAGCGCCCAGGACGACCAACGTCGCATCCTGACCCCACGTCAGGCGCTGGACGCCGGTTCCGATTATCTGGTAATCGGCCGTCCGATCAGCCAGGCGGCCGATCCGGCCAAGGCGTTGGCTTCGGTGGTGGCCGAACTGGCGTAA
- a CDS encoding NADP-dependent oxidoreductase has translation MTSQTNRQFLLAKRPVGAATRETFTYQEVPVGEPAAGQILVKNEYLSLDPAMRGWMNEGKSYIPPVGLGEVMRALGVGKVIASNNPGFAVGDYVNGALGVQDYFLGEPRGFYKVDPQLAPLPRYLSALGMTGMTAYFALLDVGAPKAGETVVLSGAAGAVGSIAGQIAKIKGCRVVGIAGGADKCKFLIDELGFDGVIDYKNEDVIAGLKRECPKGVDVYFDNVGGDILDAVLSRLNMKARVVICGAISQYNNKEAVKGPANYLSLLVNRARMEGFVVMDYAAQFGAAGQEMAGWMAKGQLKSKEDIVEGLETFPETLMKLFSGENFGKLVLKV, from the coding sequence ATGACTTCACAGACCAATCGCCAGTTCCTGCTCGCCAAACGCCCGGTGGGCGCTGCGACTCGCGAGACATTCACCTATCAGGAAGTACCGGTCGGCGAACCGGCGGCGGGTCAGATCCTGGTCAAGAACGAATACCTGTCCCTGGACCCGGCCATGCGTGGCTGGATGAACGAAGGCAAGTCCTACATTCCACCGGTCGGACTCGGTGAGGTGATGCGCGCGCTGGGTGTAGGCAAAGTCATCGCTTCGAACAATCCGGGCTTCGCGGTCGGCGACTACGTCAACGGCGCCTTGGGTGTGCAGGATTACTTCCTCGGTGAGCCACGCGGTTTCTACAAGGTCGATCCGCAACTGGCACCCCTGCCGCGTTATCTGTCCGCACTGGGCATGACCGGCATGACCGCTTACTTCGCCCTGCTCGATGTCGGCGCGCCAAAGGCCGGTGAAACCGTGGTGTTGTCGGGTGCAGCCGGTGCGGTGGGCAGCATTGCCGGGCAGATCGCCAAGATCAAAGGATGTCGGGTGGTCGGCATCGCTGGCGGCGCGGACAAGTGCAAGTTCCTGATCGACGAACTGGGTTTTGACGGCGTCATCGATTACAAGAATGAAGACGTGATCGCCGGCCTCAAGCGTGAATGCCCGAAAGGTGTCGACGTGTATTTCGATAACGTCGGCGGCGACATTCTCGACGCGGTGCTGAGCCGTCTGAACATGAAGGCACGAGTGGTGATTTGCGGCGCCATCAGCCAGTACAACAACAAGGAAGCGGTCAAAGGCCCGGCCAACTACCTGTCGCTACTGGTCAACCGCGCGCGCATGGAAGGCTTCGTGGTGATGGACTACGCGGCACAGTTCGGCGCTGCCGGTCAGGAAATGGCCGGCTGGATGGCCAAGGGGCAGCTCAAGAGCAAGGAAGACATTGTCGAGGGACTGGAGACGTTCCCGGAGACGCTGATGAAGTTGTTCAGCGGGGAGAATTTCGGGAAGTTGGTGTTGAAGGTTTAA
- a CDS encoding SDR family oxidoreductase — MSMTFSGQVAVVTGAANGIGRATAQAFAAEGLKVVVADMDTAGGEGTVALIRTAGGEATFVRCNVTLESDVKNLMDEVVNTYGRLDYAFNNAGIEIEKGKLADGTVDEFDAIMGVNVKGVWLCMKYQLPLLLAQGGGAIVNTASVAGLGAAPKMSIYAASKHAVIGLTKSAAIEYAKKKIRVNAVCPAVIDTDMFRRAYEADPKKGEFANAMHPVGRIGKVEEIASAVLYLCSDGAAFTTGHSLAVDGGVTAF; from the coding sequence ATGAGCATGACGTTTTCCGGCCAGGTCGCCGTAGTCACGGGCGCCGCCAATGGTATCGGCCGGGCAACTGCCCAGGCGTTCGCCGCTGAAGGTCTGAAGGTGGTGGTGGCCGACATGGACACGGCGGGCGGCGAGGGGACTGTGGCGCTGATTCGTACGGCGGGCGGCGAAGCGACCTTCGTGCGTTGCAACGTCACGCTGGAAAGCGATGTAAAGAATCTGATGGATGAAGTGGTCAATACCTACGGCCGCCTCGACTATGCCTTCAACAATGCCGGCATCGAGATCGAGAAGGGCAAGTTGGCCGACGGTACTGTCGACGAGTTCGACGCGATCATGGGCGTCAACGTCAAAGGTGTATGGCTGTGCATGAAATACCAGTTGCCGTTGCTGCTGGCACAGGGTGGCGGCGCGATCGTCAACACGGCCTCGGTGGCGGGGCTTGGCGCTGCGCCGAAGATGAGCATCTATGCCGCCTCCAAACATGCGGTGATAGGCCTGACCAAATCCGCCGCCATCGAATACGCGAAGAAAAAAATCCGCGTCAATGCTGTATGCCCGGCGGTGATCGACACCGACATGTTCCGCCGCGCCTATGAAGCCGACCCGAAGAAAGGCGAATTTGCCAACGCCATGCACCCGGTGGGTCGCATCGGCAAGGTCGAGGAAATCGCCAGCGCGGTGCTGTACCTGTGCAGCGACGGTGCTGCGTTCACTACGGGGCATTCGCTGGCTGTGGATGGTGGTGTCACGGCGTTCTAA
- a CDS encoding PLP-dependent aminotransferase family protein, which produces MELRIDRQAPVPVIQQIVEALTCWLRCNGLEPGARLPSVRQIARINLLSQSCVVEACERLVAQGVLASRHGAGFVVAATAAIAHTEAVWLEGAEDKEGAPSCELQLGGGGLPESWRETDDLAYAIRQVSRTDMAGLFNYSTPLGLPALRGQMLKRLKRLDINAEDSQILTTSGASQALDLIVRALFKPGESVVVESPGYPMLFDLLRLHGVSMLEVPRTPQGPDVAVLEALLLEHRPRGLFINSFHHNPTGCSLTPGVAQQVLQLAKDHDVLVIEDDVYADLHNGPGKRLAALDNGVIYVGSYSKTLSSSLRVGFVVASNEVIARLAEVKMISSMGASRFCESVLACLLANGAYRKLVQRQRQRLNNDRQAALQQLEDAEWEVFGKPTGGLFIWARSRMSDYAQVRIQARRFGVVLSSATAFDPAGAANEWQRINVACACDPRARAFFQATARDRPQAF; this is translated from the coding sequence ATGGAATTGAGAATCGATCGACAGGCCCCCGTGCCGGTCATACAGCAAATTGTCGAAGCGCTAACCTGCTGGCTCCGTTGCAATGGTTTGGAGCCGGGTGCGCGTTTGCCTTCGGTACGACAAATCGCGCGGATCAACTTGCTCAGTCAGTCTTGTGTCGTCGAGGCCTGTGAGCGTCTTGTCGCGCAGGGGGTGCTGGCGTCGCGTCATGGCGCTGGTTTTGTCGTGGCGGCCACAGCTGCGATTGCGCATACGGAGGCTGTGTGGCTCGAAGGCGCTGAAGACAAGGAGGGCGCGCCCTCGTGTGAGTTGCAACTGGGCGGTGGAGGGCTGCCCGAAAGCTGGCGTGAAACGGACGATCTGGCTTACGCGATCCGTCAGGTCAGTCGCACCGACATGGCCGGCCTGTTCAACTACAGCACGCCGCTGGGTTTGCCTGCCTTGCGCGGGCAGATGCTCAAGCGCCTGAAAAGGCTGGATATCAACGCTGAAGACAGTCAAATACTGACGACCTCGGGTGCCAGCCAGGCCCTGGACTTGATCGTGCGAGCGTTGTTCAAGCCGGGTGAGAGCGTGGTGGTGGAAAGCCCCGGTTACCCCATGCTGTTCGATCTGCTCAGGTTGCACGGTGTCAGCATGCTCGAAGTTCCACGAACGCCGCAGGGGCCGGATGTTGCAGTGCTGGAAGCGTTGCTGCTGGAACACCGGCCGCGCGGGCTGTTCATCAATAGTTTCCACCATAACCCTACCGGTTGCAGCCTGACGCCGGGTGTGGCGCAGCAGGTGCTGCAACTGGCGAAAGACCACGATGTGCTGGTGATCGAAGACGACGTCTACGCAGACCTGCACAATGGCCCCGGCAAGCGCCTCGCGGCACTGGATAATGGCGTGATCTACGTCGGCAGCTATTCGAAAACCCTCAGCAGCTCCCTGCGGGTCGGTTTTGTGGTGGCCAGTAACGAAGTGATTGCGCGACTGGCCGAGGTCAAGATGATCAGCAGCATGGGCGCCTCAAGATTTTGCGAGTCAGTGCTGGCCTGCCTGTTGGCCAATGGCGCCTACCGTAAATTGGTGCAGCGCCAGCGGCAGCGCTTGAACAACGATCGACAAGCGGCATTGCAGCAGCTCGAAGACGCCGAATGGGAGGTTTTCGGCAAGCCCACGGGAGGCCTGTTCATCTGGGCGCGATCGCGGATGTCGGACTACGCTCAGGTGCGAATACAGGCCCGACGGTTCGGCGTTGTGCTGTCATCGGCGACGGCATTTGACCCCGCCGGCGCGGCCAATGAATGGCAACGCATCAATGTGGCGTGTGCCTGTGATCCGCGAGCCCGGGCATTTTTTCAAGCCACCGCTCGGGATCGACCTCAAGCGTTCTGA